One segment of Marvinbryantia formatexigens DSM 14469 DNA contains the following:
- a CDS encoding YkgJ family cysteine cluster protein has product MIAPRKVKFEAKKKRNENYEFRTYLKGNAEEKELDEQFHRLHNELFAGYDCSRCRNCCKMYNGSIPETDLEQDARHMGLTKEQFLEKYLGEDDGENGYQTKNIPCDFLGADGNCQLGDCRPDSCKKYPYTDQPDRWSSLYSVLDVIEVCPVAFEIYERLKKEYGWRYRR; this is encoded by the coding sequence ATGATTGCACCAAGAAAAGTAAAATTTGAAGCGAAGAAAAAAAGAAATGAAAATTATGAATTTCGTACTTATCTGAAAGGAAATGCAGAGGAAAAAGAATTGGATGAACAATTCCACAGGCTGCACAATGAGTTGTTTGCCGGATATGACTGTAGCAGATGCAGAAATTGTTGTAAGATGTATAATGGAAGCATACCGGAAACTGACCTTGAGCAGGATGCGCGGCATATGGGACTTACGAAAGAGCAGTTTCTTGAAAAATATCTGGGGGAAGATGACGGAGAAAACGGCTATCAGACAAAAAATATACCCTGTGATTTTCTGGGAGCAGATGGAAACTGTCAGTTAGGTGATTGCCGACCGGACAGTTGCAAGAAATATCCGTATACGGATCAGCCGGACAGATGGTCAAGTCTTTACAGCGTGCTGGATGTAATCGAAGTCTGTCCAGTTGCGTTTGAGATTTATGAGAGGCTGAAAAAGGAATACGGGTGGAGATACAGACGTTAA
- a CDS encoding IS110 family transposase produces MKVVYQTCCGVDVHKSFLVATIIKTSSGIEPSYQKKRFSTFNNSILQFKDWLMKNQCRDVCMESTGKYWVPVFNLLEDEINVTIANPKWVKAVKGNKDDTKDSRWIGDLFRLGLVPGSYIPCKPIRILREFTRYRYKLTSCRTSEKNRYQNALTVCNVALDSVVSDIFGKSAASVIDYLIGQSDNSINHEEIASRLLRSLKKKSDSVIESIEGYQMTDSQKYRMRLVRAHLDYITSTINDIDTMLDSLVTPYENAVQLLCTIPGVDRNSAVTVISETGTDMAPFSSSKRLCCWAGLTPGSNESAGKKKSVRITRAGVYLKPALVQVAHAAVKSDKSPYYKQKYERIRKRRGKKRAIIAIARMILTAVYQMLSTGEAWNPTDLYKVDMPEPLKEKQKEKAIKQAKKLLISEGIISESQLAS; encoded by the coding sequence ATGAAAGTTGTTTACCAAACCTGCTGTGGCGTCGATGTTCACAAATCTTTTCTCGTTGCCACAATCATCAAAACCTCTTCCGGTATAGAACCTTCTTATCAAAAGAAGCGTTTCTCTACCTTCAACAATTCTATCCTGCAATTCAAAGACTGGCTTATGAAAAACCAGTGCCGGGATGTCTGCATGGAATCTACCGGTAAATACTGGGTTCCTGTATTCAACCTTTTAGAGGACGAAATCAATGTCACCATTGCCAATCCCAAATGGGTAAAAGCAGTCAAAGGCAATAAGGATGATACAAAAGATTCCAGGTGGATTGGGGATTTATTCCGGTTAGGCCTGGTTCCGGGAAGCTATATCCCCTGTAAACCAATCCGTATCCTGCGTGAATTTACAAGATACCGTTACAAACTGACTTCCTGCCGTACCAGCGAAAAGAACAGATACCAGAATGCGCTTACTGTCTGCAATGTCGCATTAGATTCGGTTGTTTCCGATATCTTTGGGAAATCAGCTGCATCTGTTATTGATTACCTGATCGGGCAATCCGACAATTCCATCAACCACGAAGAAATCGCCTCCAGACTCCTCCGTTCCCTAAAGAAGAAGTCTGACAGTGTCATTGAATCCATCGAAGGGTACCAGATGACTGACTCCCAAAAATACCGCATGCGCCTCGTCCGCGCACATCTGGATTATATCACATCCACGATAAATGATATAGACACTATGCTTGATTCTTTGGTTACACCGTATGAAAATGCTGTCCAGTTACTGTGTACCATTCCGGGTGTTGACCGTAACAGTGCAGTCACTGTTATCTCCGAGACTGGTACCGATATGGCTCCGTTTTCCAGTTCCAAACGCTTATGCTGCTGGGCGGGATTAACTCCCGGAAGCAATGAATCTGCTGGTAAGAAGAAGTCTGTCAGAATAACACGTGCCGGTGTCTACCTCAAACCTGCATTGGTACAAGTTGCCCATGCAGCCGTGAAATCTGATAAATCTCCTTATTACAAACAGAAGTATGAACGCATCAGGAAGCGCCGTGGTAAAAAACGTGCCATCATTGCTATCGCCCGGATGATTCTCACTGCTGTCTACCAGATGCTGTCTACTGGTGAAGCGTGGAACCCGACCGACCTATACAAGGTTGATATGCCTGAACCTCTAAAAGAAAAACAGAAGGAAAAGGCTATCAAA